The genomic window GACATCGTTCGCCCGCCGTATCGGTCTCGCCTAATGACGGGCGGCGGACTTCCGATCAGGCCGGGGCGCCGGCCGCCAGGCGGTCGGGATTCGCCGGCGTGATCGCCACGGACTCACCGCAGCCGCAGGCCGAGGTCTGGTTCGGGTTGTTGAACACGAACTGGGACGACAGCTTGGTCGTCCGGAAATCCATCTCGGTGCCGAGCAGGAACAGCACCGCCTTCGGATCGATGAACACGGTCACGCCCCGGTCCTCGATCACGTCCTCGCCGGCTTTCCGCGCCTCGGCATATTCCATCGTGTAGGACATGCCGGCGCAGCCGCCGTTCTTCACGCCGACGCGCAAGCCGGCGATCGGCCTCTCCGCATCGGCCATGATCGCCTTGATCCGATCCGCCGCCCGGTCGGTCAGCGTGATCACCTTGAAACCTGACATCGTCGTCTCTCTCCTGCGGCCGGGTTCAAGGCCCGGGCGGGTGAGTCTTTTTCGGGTCTCGAAGAGATAAGCACTCCCGGGGCGGGGGTCCACTGCGAGACCCGATGCGCCGAGTGATTGCAGCCGTGCTATGCTGAATCGGTGACGGAGGGTGCGATGGCCGATCCTGCGCAGCGTCTGATGACGCCGGACGCGTTTTTCGCGTGGCAGCTCCACCAGGACGAGCGCTACGAACTCGTCGACGGCGTTCCGATCCTGCGCCATCGGATGATGACGGGCAGCAGCCCGCAGCACGACCGAGCCACCGTCAACATCATCGCTTCGCTGCATGCACAATTGCGTGGCTCGGGCTGCCGGCCGACGACGGCAGACATCGCGATCCGAACCGGCATTCGCGATCTGCGACGCCCCGACGTGATGGTCGAGTGCGCCGAACTCGTCCGTGACACCGACGAGGCCCGCGAACCGCGGCTGGTCGTCGAGGTCGCCTCCCCCTCGACGAGTGCCGTCGACCGAACGCGCAAGCTGGAGGAGTACAAGCGCCATCCCACTCTGCGCTGCATCCTCCTCGTCGAGACAATCCTGCCGCAGGTTCTTCTCTATCGCCGCAACGACGAGGGCTGGGCGATCGAGACGTTCGACGGTCTCGAGACGATCGTCGATCTGCCCGAGATCGGTGCGCGGCTGACGCTGTCGGACATCTACGACGGATTGACGTTCGGACCGCGCTGGGACCCGGCCGCCCCCTCGCCGGAGGGCTGAATCCTGCCGACCTTGCGGGGGGACGCAAGGTCGGTCGATTGGATCGTCCCTCACCACATGTCCAGCGCGACGCGGGCCTCGTCGGACATCCGGCTCTGGTCCCACGGCGGGTCGAACACCATCGTCACTTGGCAGGACTGAACGCCCGGCACCGCCGAGACCGCGTTCTCGACCCAGCCCGGCATCTCGCCGGCCACGGGACAGCCCGGGGCGGTCAGCGTCATGTCGATCAGCACGCGCCGGTCGTCCTCGATCTGCACCCGGTAGATCAGGCCGAGTTCGTAGATGTCGGCGGGGATCTCGGGATCGTAGACGGATTTCAGCGCGACGACGATCTCGTCCGTCAGGCGGTCGATCTCTTCCGCGGGGATCGCGGAAGCGGCCGCGAGGGCGGGGGTGTTGGTGCCGCCGGTGATGGTGGCGTCGGTGCTCATCGGATCACTCCTTCCGGCCCCCCGCGTCCGGCGGCCGAAACTCCTTCAAGAACTTACGCGAACAACATCTCGGCCTTGGCCAAAGCCTC from Methylorubrum populi includes these protein-coding regions:
- a CDS encoding iron-sulfur cluster assembly accessory protein — encoded protein: MSGFKVITLTDRAADRIKAIMADAERPIAGLRVGVKNGGCAGMSYTMEYAEARKAGEDVIEDRGVTVFIDPKAVLFLLGTEMDFRTTKLSSQFVFNNPNQTSACGCGESVAITPANPDRLAAGAPA
- a CDS encoding Uma2 family endonuclease; the encoded protein is MADPAQRLMTPDAFFAWQLHQDERYELVDGVPILRHRMMTGSSPQHDRATVNIIASLHAQLRGSGCRPTTADIAIRTGIRDLRRPDVMVECAELVRDTDEAREPRLVVEVASPSTSAVDRTRKLEEYKRHPTLRCILLVETILPQVLLYRRNDEGWAIETFDGLETIVDLPEIGARLTLSDIYDGLTFGPRWDPAAPSPEG
- a CDS encoding SUF system Fe-S cluster assembly protein is translated as MSTDATITGGTNTPALAAASAIPAEEIDRLTDEIVVALKSVYDPEIPADIYELGLIYRVQIEDDRRVLIDMTLTAPGCPVAGEMPGWVENAVSAVPGVQSCQVTMVFDPPWDQSRMSDEARVALDMW